In Zingiber officinale cultivar Zhangliang chromosome 11B, Zo_v1.1, whole genome shotgun sequence, a single window of DNA contains:
- the LOC122034262 gene encoding CST complex subunit CTC1-like isoform X5, protein MERIPIISISDLVKLGRPLTGAASLCPAPSASPPPKKPKCDISDEVPVKIPLFADHCENSNPGTFSPLSRPVIIVGTVELFPWDAKISLGCLNHCFSFSDGSSRVCCYFLDFDLRMLRFRPHCFSFPWDAKISLGRKVKILAWNFLPLKHGDRGVLEVIRWSFTDFEAAFVSDSLLSMTSACSSREANMKCRGGAFGILKAVSSIFRVPCTKQKEDNLRNSGRNLMSRGDLTGFLVEILTCVCDVCNESSFVAERDDHHLKNKDCHSFSNSVFVYFMQPNFLWRPALYRLIGKSITISRLKRNLIFVGNEVSYEMFVSTPSTMVSLTNHSANCIYEESLKKSDEGMYNGVVTGIYMQGMVIELDDKVLLLIPDPPQHSLRMGAIVSVRNFHFIHVKYSWVKIILLGTCVKTCISVKSFSMTDIRSHSKSEGSSLLERFLESLTYSAKLWMLLLVSCFKKKFGGIFSYKDILGSKKKEGFAQTYATTLLPPSAFETKSGLFTNFCKHGRCSYQMESLSFLKLVIPISNLRSWCEVSWISLLAQKHNDNNQFGESPYFEQLYHREPLGNDMIRRIFSSDDMSFVLVGMLKVSPYSGRLQLTDATGSIDAVVPDLPLDVNFQAVYEVKDYKLVIEGSSKKIYMQQQYLDEPLSCRTIFQHFSPRASSQLVVYVHFYLKKSTCMHFTQFSTYMDNSDSLKCNSGEMFHLLYVTHKFPAYHSLHEDVSLSNSSGLFAEAFMSPYNLIPYVTSELDQFAEIFLTNLDKKSDCIDNFLRENYRSSQLPCLLVLSRSNSQSFQFPFYLHCARGFKDNGMLHNHSDSKILLEFSSNNLDKYQMLRVGSYYLLKCSGKGLDCKSKACKHITQVKPLVISESIIWRLSILFDEGKHQNGQSQHVCSCVSSVRNDKCLTENFCQPGQTFLHLNDETHGLSDVHLHMYSEAINQLEELESLLKSFHSIFPSLDKITTVSSCIQQMMAQAALTSGILIPANELPQGNLLSLSGNIESISIYDFKPKCACSSFTVCEHWSTCEVCMLVNDDCHTVRIRGSISRYAYPIGLGHAVNATFHKVLLTQNSSQTKELMLTPMSFIVVNTVKEICPLVNVEGLIQESRRNIPYEVLINTKSSSCLISNVLQCTDCDLIHLNCRAVCIITLVLENQTHGPVMSQPVGYPKITTASIPLLGFLVEDGSSLCYCWADYARAETLLLLHESSQMIFSSGKIVRGPEKKYSQRTTEYLLYEMLKKHQRIIVRNHGAAPDLSCVDLSFSIDSDQVFSNAEEKLLRSIINNACHAPTLQKGEIVTSAAPLR, encoded by the exons ATGGAAAGGATCCCGATCATCTCCATCTCCGACCTCGTCAAGCTCGGCCGCCCTCTTACAGGCGCTGCCTCCCTGTGCCCAGCGCCATCGGCCTCTCCTCCGCCCAAAAAACCTAAATGTGACATTTCAGATGAGGTTCCTGTCAAAATTCCTCTTTTCGCTGACCATTGTGAAAATTCCAACCCTGGCACCTTCTCTCCCTTGAGCCGTCCCGTGATCATAGTTGGCACCGTCGAGCTGTTCCCTTGGGATGCTAAGATTTCCCTCGGCTGTTTGAATCATTGCTTCTCGTTCTCAGATGGCTCTTCGAGAGTCTGCTGCTACTTCCTGGATTTCGACCTCAGGATGCTAAGATTTCGACCTCATTGCTTTTCGTTCCCTTGGGATGCTAAGATTTCCCTCGGCCGCAAAGTCAAAATCTTGGCGTGGAATTTCTTACCACTCAAGCATGGTGATAGGGGAGTTCTTGAGGTGATCCGATGGAGCTTCACAGATTTTGAAGCGGCATTTGTTTCTGATTCGTTACTGTCTATGACTTCTGCTTGTTCTTCACGAGAAGCCAACATGAAGTGCCGTGGTGGTGCCTTTGGCATTCTCAAGGCTGTTAGCTCCATCTTCCGTGTACCTTGCACGAAGCAAAAAGAGGATAACTTGAGAAATTCTGGGAGAAACCTCATGAGTAGAGGAGACCTGACAGGATTCCTCGTGGAGATACTTACCTGTGTCTGTGATGTTTGCAATGAATCTAGTTTTGTAGCAGAACGTGATGACCATCATCTGAAAAACAAGGACTGCCATTCCTTCAGTAATTCAGTATTTGTCTATTTCATGCAACCTAATTTTTTATGGCGGCCAGCACTCTATAGGTTGATTGGGAAGTCAATAACTATTTCAAGGTTGAAGAGGAATTTGATCTTTGTTGGAAATGAAGTGTCATATGAGATGTTTGTCTCAACACCATCAACTATGGTATCTTTGACTAACCATTCAGCAAATTGTATTTATGAAGAAAGTTTGAAAAAAAGTGATGAAGGCATGTACAATGGTGTTGTTACTGGAATTTACATGCAAGGAATGGTGATTGAATTGGACGATAAAGTCTTGCTACTGATTCCTGATCCTCCACAACATTCTTTGAGGATGGGTGCCATT GTTTCTGTTAGAAATTTCCATTTTATTCATGTTAAGTATTCCTGGGTCAAGATAATCCTTCTTGGGACATGTGTGAAGACATGCATCAGTGTCAAATCCTTTTCCATGACTGATATAAG GTCTCATTCTAAATCTGAGGGTTCAAGTCTTTTGGAGAGGTTTCTTGAATCTCTAACATACTCAGCTAAACTTTG GATGTTACTTCTGGTCtcgtgttttaaaaaaaaatttggtggaatattttctTACAAGGATATTTTGGGATCAAAGAAA AAGGAAGGATTTGCACAAACTTATGCTACAACATTGTTGCCTCCTAGTGCCTTTGAAACAAAG TCAGGATTGTTTACTAATTTCTGCAAACATGGTCGGTGCAGTTACCAAATGGAAAGCTTATCATTCCTTAAATTG gTGATACCAATATCTAATCTCAGAAGCTGGTGTGAAGTGTCTTGGATTTCATTGCTAGCACAAAAACACAATGATAATAACCAATTTGGAGAAAGCCCATATTTTGAACAGTTATACCACAGAGAACCTTTGGGCAATGACAtgattagaagaattttttcaaGTGATGATATGAGCTTTGTTTTGGTAGGCATGTTGAAG GTTTCTCCATATTCAGGAAGGTTGCAATTAACTGATGCAACTGGAAGCATTGATGCTGTGGTGCCAGATTTACCATTGGATGTGAACTTCCAGGCCGTTTATGAG GTCAAAGATTATAAACTTGTAATTGAAGGTTCGTCAAAGAAAATTTATATGCAGCAGCAGTATTTGGATGAACCACTCTCGTGCAGAACCATATTTCAGCATTTTTCTCCCAGAGCCTCATCACAGCTTGTGGTTTATGTTCATTTCTATCTCAAGAAGTCAACTTGCATGCATTTCACTCAATTTTCTACTTACATGGACAACAGTGACTCCTTGAAGTGTAATAGTGGTGAAATGTTCCACCTATTatatgtcacacacaaatttcctGCATATCACAGT CTTCATGAGGATGTCAGTTTGTCAAACAGCTCTGGTTTGTTTGCTGAGGCTTTTATGTCGCCTTATAATTTGATTCCTTATGTGACAAGTGAACTTGATCAATTTGCAGAAATTTTCCTCACAAATCTAGATAAGAAGTCTGATTGTATTG ATAATTTCTTGAGAGAGAATTATCGGTCCTCCCAACTTCCATGTTTGCTCGTGTTGAGTAGAAGCAATTCTCAGTCATTTCAGTTTCCATTTTATTTACATTGTGCTCGTGGGTTCAAAGACAATGGCATGCTTCATAATCACAGTGATTCAAAAATCTTGTTAGAGTTCAGTTCTAACAACTTAGACAAGTATCAG ATGCTTCGTGTAGGATCATATTATCTTCTGAAGTGCTCAGGAAAGGGTCTTGACTGCAAATCAAAAGCCTGTAAGCATATAACACAAGTAAAGCCCCTTGTAATCTCTGAATCAATTATCTGGAGGCTTTCTATACTATTTGACGAAGGAAAGCATCAGAATGGGCAATCTCAACATGTTTGTTCTTGTGTTTCTTCAGTGAGAAATGATAAATGTTTAACTGAAAATTTTTGTCAACCTGGGCAAACATTCCTACATTTGAATGATGAAACTCATGGACTTTCTGATGTTCATCTGCATATGTATAGTGAGGCAATCAATCAATTGGAAGAATTGGAGTCCTTGCTGAAGAGTTTTCACAGTATTTTTCCTTCTTTGGATAAAATAACAACTGTGTCATCATGCATCCAACAAATGATGGCTCAGGCTGCTCTTACGTCTGGAATTCTTATTCCAGCCAATGAATTGCCTCAAGGAAATCTGCTATCGTTAAGTGGAAATATTGAGAGTATTTCCATCTATGACTTCAAACCTAAATGTGCATGCTCTAGTTTCACAGTTTGTGAACACTGGAGTACATGTGAAGTCTGTATGCTTGTAAATGATGATTGCCATACG GTGCGGATTCGTGGTAGCATAAGCAGATATGCTTATCCTATTGGATTAGGTCATGCAGTGAATGCAACCTTCCACAAGGTCCTGCTGACTCA AAATTCAAGTCAGACAAAAGAATTGATGTTGACCCCAATGTCATTTATTGTGGTTAACACCGTGAAGGAAATTTGCCCTCTGGTTAATGTTGAAGGTTTGATTCAAGAGTCCAGACGGAATATTCCATACGAAGTATTAATAAATACCAAATCATCGTCGTGTTTGATCTCAAATGTGCTGCAGTGCACTGACTGTGATCTCATCCACCTTAACTGCAGG GCTGTGTGTATCATTACTTTGGTACTGGAGAACCAGACACATGGACCTGTAATGTCGCAACCTGTAGGCTATCCCAAAATAACAACAGCAAGTATCCCTCTACTTGGCTTTCTAGTAG AGGATGGATCATCCTTATGTTATTGCTGGGCTGATTATGCTCGAGCTGAGACATTGCTTCTGCTACatgaatcaagtcaaatgatTTTTAGTAGTGGTAAGATAGTAAGAGGGCCTGAAAAGAAATATTCTCAGCGTACTACTGAGTACCTTCTATACGAGATGCTTAAAAAGCATCAGAGGATCATCGTTAGAAATCATGGTGCTGCTCCTGACTTGTCCTGTGTAGACTTATCATTTTCGATTGACTCGGATCAGGTTTTCAGTAATGCAGAAGAAAAACTTCTGAGGTCCATCATCAACAATGCATGCCATGCACCAACACTT
- the LOC122034262 gene encoding CST complex subunit CTC1-like isoform X3 — MERIPIISISDLVKLGRPLTGAASLCPAPSASPPPKKPKCDISDEVPVKIPLFADHCENSNPGTFSPLSRPVIIVGTVELFPWDAKISLGCLNHCFSFSDGSSRVCCYFLDFDLRMLRFRPHCFSFPWDAKISLGRKVKILAWNFLPLKHGDRGVLEVIRWSFTDFEAAFVSDSLLSMTSACSSREANMKCRGGAFGILKAVSSIFRVPCTKQKEDNLRNSGRNLMSRGDLTGFLVEILTCVCDVCNESSFVAERDDHHLKNKDCHSFSNSVFVYFMQPNFLWRPALYRLIGKSITISRLKRNLIFVGNEVSYEMFVSTPSTMVSLTNHSANCIYEESLKKSDEGMYNGVVTGIYMQGMVIELDDKVLLLIPDPPQHSLRMGAIVSVRNFHFIHVKYSWVKIILLGTCVKTCISVKSFSMTDIRSHSKSEGSSLLERFLESLTYSAKLWMLLLVSCFKKKFGGIFSYKDILGSKKKEGFAQTYATTLLPPSAFETKSGLFTNFCKHGRCSYQMESLSFLKLVIPISNLRSWCEVSWISLLAQKHNDNNQFGESPYFEQLYHREPLGNDMIRRIFSSDDMSFVLVGMLKVSPYSGRLQLTDATGSIDAVVPDLPLDVNFQAVYEVKDYKLVIEGSSKKIYMQQQYLDEPLSCRTIFQHFSPRASSQLVVYVHFYLKKSTCMHFTQFSTYMDNSDSLKCNSGEMFHLLYVTHKFPAYHSLHEDVSLSNSSEIFLTNLDKKSDCIDNFLRENYRSSQLPCLLVLSRSNSQSFQFPFYLHCARGFKDNGMLHNHSDSKILLEFSSNNLDKYQMLRVGSYYLLKCSGKGLDCKSKACKHITQVKPLVISESIIWRLSILFDEGKHQNGQSQHVCSCVSSVRNDKCLTENFCQPGQTFLHLNDETHGLSDVHLHMYSEAINQLEELESLLKSFHSIFPSLDKITTVSSCIQQMMAQAALTSGILIPANELPQGNLLSLSGNIESISIYDFKPKCACSSFTVCEHWSTCEVCMLVNDDCHTVRIRGSISRYAYPIGLGHAVNATFHKVLLTQNSSQTKELMLTPMSFIVVNTVKEICPLVNVEGLIQESRRNIPYEVLINTKSSSCLISNVLQCTDCDLIHLNCRAVCIITLVLENQTHGPVMSQPVGYPKITTASIPLLGFLVEDGSSLCYCWADYARAETLLLLHESSQMIFSSGKIVRGPEKKYSQRTTEYLLYEMLKKHQRIIVRNHGAAPDLSCVDLSFSIDSDQVFSNAEEKLLRSIINNACHAPTLKKPTMPFSFNTFNTHDRTVKLNGTHKAHVHSKDEVTKTDYHT, encoded by the exons ATGGAAAGGATCCCGATCATCTCCATCTCCGACCTCGTCAAGCTCGGCCGCCCTCTTACAGGCGCTGCCTCCCTGTGCCCAGCGCCATCGGCCTCTCCTCCGCCCAAAAAACCTAAATGTGACATTTCAGATGAGGTTCCTGTCAAAATTCCTCTTTTCGCTGACCATTGTGAAAATTCCAACCCTGGCACCTTCTCTCCCTTGAGCCGTCCCGTGATCATAGTTGGCACCGTCGAGCTGTTCCCTTGGGATGCTAAGATTTCCCTCGGCTGTTTGAATCATTGCTTCTCGTTCTCAGATGGCTCTTCGAGAGTCTGCTGCTACTTCCTGGATTTCGACCTCAGGATGCTAAGATTTCGACCTCATTGCTTTTCGTTCCCTTGGGATGCTAAGATTTCCCTCGGCCGCAAAGTCAAAATCTTGGCGTGGAATTTCTTACCACTCAAGCATGGTGATAGGGGAGTTCTTGAGGTGATCCGATGGAGCTTCACAGATTTTGAAGCGGCATTTGTTTCTGATTCGTTACTGTCTATGACTTCTGCTTGTTCTTCACGAGAAGCCAACATGAAGTGCCGTGGTGGTGCCTTTGGCATTCTCAAGGCTGTTAGCTCCATCTTCCGTGTACCTTGCACGAAGCAAAAAGAGGATAACTTGAGAAATTCTGGGAGAAACCTCATGAGTAGAGGAGACCTGACAGGATTCCTCGTGGAGATACTTACCTGTGTCTGTGATGTTTGCAATGAATCTAGTTTTGTAGCAGAACGTGATGACCATCATCTGAAAAACAAGGACTGCCATTCCTTCAGTAATTCAGTATTTGTCTATTTCATGCAACCTAATTTTTTATGGCGGCCAGCACTCTATAGGTTGATTGGGAAGTCAATAACTATTTCAAGGTTGAAGAGGAATTTGATCTTTGTTGGAAATGAAGTGTCATATGAGATGTTTGTCTCAACACCATCAACTATGGTATCTTTGACTAACCATTCAGCAAATTGTATTTATGAAGAAAGTTTGAAAAAAAGTGATGAAGGCATGTACAATGGTGTTGTTACTGGAATTTACATGCAAGGAATGGTGATTGAATTGGACGATAAAGTCTTGCTACTGATTCCTGATCCTCCACAACATTCTTTGAGGATGGGTGCCATT GTTTCTGTTAGAAATTTCCATTTTATTCATGTTAAGTATTCCTGGGTCAAGATAATCCTTCTTGGGACATGTGTGAAGACATGCATCAGTGTCAAATCCTTTTCCATGACTGATATAAG GTCTCATTCTAAATCTGAGGGTTCAAGTCTTTTGGAGAGGTTTCTTGAATCTCTAACATACTCAGCTAAACTTTG GATGTTACTTCTGGTCtcgtgttttaaaaaaaaatttggtggaatattttctTACAAGGATATTTTGGGATCAAAGAAA AAGGAAGGATTTGCACAAACTTATGCTACAACATTGTTGCCTCCTAGTGCCTTTGAAACAAAG TCAGGATTGTTTACTAATTTCTGCAAACATGGTCGGTGCAGTTACCAAATGGAAAGCTTATCATTCCTTAAATTG gTGATACCAATATCTAATCTCAGAAGCTGGTGTGAAGTGTCTTGGATTTCATTGCTAGCACAAAAACACAATGATAATAACCAATTTGGAGAAAGCCCATATTTTGAACAGTTATACCACAGAGAACCTTTGGGCAATGACAtgattagaagaattttttcaaGTGATGATATGAGCTTTGTTTTGGTAGGCATGTTGAAG GTTTCTCCATATTCAGGAAGGTTGCAATTAACTGATGCAACTGGAAGCATTGATGCTGTGGTGCCAGATTTACCATTGGATGTGAACTTCCAGGCCGTTTATGAG GTCAAAGATTATAAACTTGTAATTGAAGGTTCGTCAAAGAAAATTTATATGCAGCAGCAGTATTTGGATGAACCACTCTCGTGCAGAACCATATTTCAGCATTTTTCTCCCAGAGCCTCATCACAGCTTGTGGTTTATGTTCATTTCTATCTCAAGAAGTCAACTTGCATGCATTTCACTCAATTTTCTACTTACATGGACAACAGTGACTCCTTGAAGTGTAATAGTGGTGAAATGTTCCACCTATTatatgtcacacacaaatttcctGCATATCACAGT CTTCATGAGGATGTCAGTTTGTCAAACAGCTCTG AAATTTTCCTCACAAATCTAGATAAGAAGTCTGATTGTATTG ATAATTTCTTGAGAGAGAATTATCGGTCCTCCCAACTTCCATGTTTGCTCGTGTTGAGTAGAAGCAATTCTCAGTCATTTCAGTTTCCATTTTATTTACATTGTGCTCGTGGGTTCAAAGACAATGGCATGCTTCATAATCACAGTGATTCAAAAATCTTGTTAGAGTTCAGTTCTAACAACTTAGACAAGTATCAG ATGCTTCGTGTAGGATCATATTATCTTCTGAAGTGCTCAGGAAAGGGTCTTGACTGCAAATCAAAAGCCTGTAAGCATATAACACAAGTAAAGCCCCTTGTAATCTCTGAATCAATTATCTGGAGGCTTTCTATACTATTTGACGAAGGAAAGCATCAGAATGGGCAATCTCAACATGTTTGTTCTTGTGTTTCTTCAGTGAGAAATGATAAATGTTTAACTGAAAATTTTTGTCAACCTGGGCAAACATTCCTACATTTGAATGATGAAACTCATGGACTTTCTGATGTTCATCTGCATATGTATAGTGAGGCAATCAATCAATTGGAAGAATTGGAGTCCTTGCTGAAGAGTTTTCACAGTATTTTTCCTTCTTTGGATAAAATAACAACTGTGTCATCATGCATCCAACAAATGATGGCTCAGGCTGCTCTTACGTCTGGAATTCTTATTCCAGCCAATGAATTGCCTCAAGGAAATCTGCTATCGTTAAGTGGAAATATTGAGAGTATTTCCATCTATGACTTCAAACCTAAATGTGCATGCTCTAGTTTCACAGTTTGTGAACACTGGAGTACATGTGAAGTCTGTATGCTTGTAAATGATGATTGCCATACG GTGCGGATTCGTGGTAGCATAAGCAGATATGCTTATCCTATTGGATTAGGTCATGCAGTGAATGCAACCTTCCACAAGGTCCTGCTGACTCA AAATTCAAGTCAGACAAAAGAATTGATGTTGACCCCAATGTCATTTATTGTGGTTAACACCGTGAAGGAAATTTGCCCTCTGGTTAATGTTGAAGGTTTGATTCAAGAGTCCAGACGGAATATTCCATACGAAGTATTAATAAATACCAAATCATCGTCGTGTTTGATCTCAAATGTGCTGCAGTGCACTGACTGTGATCTCATCCACCTTAACTGCAGG GCTGTGTGTATCATTACTTTGGTACTGGAGAACCAGACACATGGACCTGTAATGTCGCAACCTGTAGGCTATCCCAAAATAACAACAGCAAGTATCCCTCTACTTGGCTTTCTAGTAG AGGATGGATCATCCTTATGTTATTGCTGGGCTGATTATGCTCGAGCTGAGACATTGCTTCTGCTACatgaatcaagtcaaatgatTTTTAGTAGTGGTAAGATAGTAAGAGGGCCTGAAAAGAAATATTCTCAGCGTACTACTGAGTACCTTCTATACGAGATGCTTAAAAAGCATCAGAGGATCATCGTTAGAAATCATGGTGCTGCTCCTGACTTGTCCTGTGTAGACTTATCATTTTCGATTGACTCGGATCAGGTTTTCAGTAATGCAGAAGAAAAACTTCTGAGGTCCATCATCAACAATGCATGCCATGCACCAACACTT